A DNA window from Acomys russatus chromosome 7, mAcoRus1.1, whole genome shotgun sequence contains the following coding sequences:
- the LOC127192027 gene encoding olfactory receptor 10A6-like, which translates to MDSDDSTGHSHQYDNPQAHKHQHVFRHRLQTFTWSLVLTQAMTQRHQHDFRTRRRDQKLHSNPVVPSQDLTLFLRTTQGSMTATRGQNDSSVSEFILLGFSNYPELQGQMFGAFLAIYLVTLTGNTLIMSVILLDRSLHIPMYLFLQNLSVVETGFSTAIMPEMLVVLTTEKATISFGGCFAQMYFILLFGGTECFLLGAMAYDRFAAICHPLSYPVIMSKSVFMKLVTCSWLSGTMMTTLQTTWVSSFPYCGPNEINHISCETPAVLELACTDIFFFEIYAFTGTILIILTPFLLILLSYTRILFAILRMPSTTGRQRAFSTCASHLTSVTLFYSTASMTYLQPKSGYSPDTKKLMSLSYSLLTPLLNPLIYSLRNKEMKRAVVKLWERKVCLHTT; encoded by the exons ATGGACTCAGATGACAGCACTGGCCACTCACATCAGTATGACAacccacaggcacacaaacatcAACATGTCTTCAGGCACAGACTACAGACATTCACATGGTCTTTGGTGCTAACACAGGCCATGACCCAGCGACACCAACATGACTTCAG AACACGACGCAGAGACCAGAAGCTCCATTCTAACCCTGTGGTGCCATCCCAGGACCTT ACTCTTTTCCTAAGAACGACCCAGGGCTCCATGACAGCGACGAGGGGCCAGAATGACAGCTCTGTGTCTGAGTTCATCCTCTTGGGATTTTCTAACTATCCTGAACTCCAAGGGCAGATGTTTGGGGCTTTCTTAGCTATTTATCTGGTGACTCTGACAGGAAACACCCTCATTATGTCTGTCATCCTGCTGGACCGGAGCCTGCACATCCCCATGTACCTGTTTCTGCAGAACTTGTCTGTGGTGGAAACTGGCTTCAGCACAGCCATTATGCCTGAAATGCTGGTGGTCCTGACCACTGAGAAAGCAACTATTTCCTTTGGGGGCTGTTTTGCACAGATGTATTTCATTCTCCTCTTTGGTGGGACTGAGTGTTTTCTCCTGGGAGCGATGGCGTATGACCGATTTGCTGCCATCTGCCACCCTCTATCCTACCCGGTGATTATGAGCAAAAGTGTTTTTATGAAATTAGTGACGTGCTCATGGCTCTCAGGAACCATGATGACGACCCTACAGACCACATGGGTGTCTAGTTTCCCCTACTGTGGCCCCAATGAAATTAATCACATCTCTTGTGAGACCCCAGCAGTGCTGGAGCTCGCATgtacagacatttttttctttgaaatctaTGCCTTCACAGGTACTATTCTGATCATCTTGACACCCTTCCTGCTGATTCTCTTGTCTTACACTCGAATTCTCTTTGCCATCCTGAGGATGCCATCcaccacagggaggcagagggcctTTTCCACATGTGCCTCTCACCTCacatctgtcaccctcttctacAGCACAGCCAGTATGACCTATTTGCAGCCCAAATCCGGGTACTCGCCAGACACCAAGAAACTGATGTCATTGTCTTACTCTCTGCTGACCCCTCTGCTGAATCCACtcatctacagcctgaggaacaaGGAGATGAAAAGAGCGGTGGTGAAATTATGGGAAAGAAAAGTGTGTTTACACACAACCTGA
- the LOC127192302 gene encoding olfactory receptor 10A3-like: MPLRTTQGYTIATRGQNDSSVSEFILLGFSTFPELQGQMFGAFLVIYLVTLIGNAIIVTVIFLDQSLHIPMYLFLQNLSVVEMSFSSAITPEILVNLTTMKAAISFGGCFAQMYFILLFGGTDCFLLGAMAYDRFAAICHPLSYPVIMNKRVFMKLVTFSWVSGIMVATVQTTWVFSYPFCGHKEINHLFCETPPVLELACTDTFLFEVYAFTGTILIVLVPFLLILLSYTRILFAILRMPSTTGRQKAFSTCASHLTSVTLFYGTASITYLQPKSRYSPDTKKLMSLAYTLLTPLLNPFIYSLRNKEMKKAVVKIWQRKVALHMV, from the coding sequence ATGCCTCTAAGAACAACACAGGGCTATACTATTGCAACAAGGGGTCAGAATGACAGCTCTGTGTCTGAGTTCATCCTCTTGGGCTTTTCTACTTTTCCTGAACTCCAAGGGCAGATGTTCGGGGCTTTCCTAGTTATTTATCTGGTGACCTTGATAGGAAATGCCATCATTGTCACTGTCATCTTTCTGGATCAGAGCCTGCACATCCCCATGTACCTGTTTCTGCAGAacttgtctgtggtagaaatgagttTCAGTTCAGCGATCACACCTGAAATTCTGGTGAACCTGACCACCATGAAGGCAGCCATTTCCTTTGGGGGCTGTTTTGCACAGATGTATTTCATTCTTCTCTTTGGTGGGACTGACTGTTTTCTCCTGGGGGCGATGGCTTATGACAGATTTGCAGCAATCTGCCACCCTTTATCCTACCCAGTGATTATGAACAAAAGGGTCTTCATGAAACTAGTGACATTCTCATGGGTCTCTGGGATCATGGTAGCTACTGTGCAGACCACATGGGTGTTTAGTTACCCCTTCTGTGGCCACAAGGAAATTAACCATCTCTTCTGTGAGACGCCTCCAGTGCTGGAGCTCGCATGCACAGACACGTTCCTGTTTGAGGTCTATGCCTTCACAGGCACCATTTTGATCGTCCTGGTTCCCTTCCTGTTGATTCTCTTGTCTTACACTCGAATTCTCTTTGCCATCCTGAGGATGCCATCCACCACAGGGAGGCAGAAGGCCTTTTCTACATGTGCCTCTCACCTCACATCTGTCACCCTTTTCTATGGCACAGCGAGTATAACTTATCTACAGCCCAAATCCAGGTACTCGCCAGACACCAAGAAACTGATGTCATTGGCGTACACACTGCTGACCCCTCTGCTGAATCCATTTATCTACagcctgagaaacaaagaaatgaaaaaggctGTGGTGAAAATATGGCAAAGAAAAGTGGCTTTACACATGGTTTGA